The DNA region CAACGCTGTTAAGTTCGAACTTCTCTGCTCGCTTCCGCGCATTGGCCGACATTTCCTGATGCAGCTTCTCATCCTTTAAAATTTTCAGGGCGTATTTCCCCATCGCCTCCACATCGCCAAGTTCGCACAGATACCCCGTCTCTCCGTGAATATTTACTTCCGGCAGTCCGCCAATGTTAGAGCTGATGACAGGCACGCCGCAGCTCATCGCTTCAAGTGCGGCCAGGCCAAATGTTTCGCTGCCTGATGGAATTAAAAACAGATCCGAAATGGAGAGAACTTCTTCCACCTGTTCCTGTTTACCGAGAAACCTTACTTTATCACAAATTTTGAGCTCTCTGCACTTGTTTTCCGCCCGCTGGCGATCGGGACCATCGCCCACCATCAAAAGTTTGGCGTCCACACCGTTCGAAACCACCTGGTGGAATGTTGATACCACATCCGGCACCCGCTTCACTTCACGGAAATTCGAAACATGTGTAACCACCTTTTCGCCGTTCGGACAGAGTGCTTTTTTGAAATGATTTTTATTTGATTTCTGAAATCGCTCCAGGTCGATAAAATTCGGTATCACCTCGATATCCTTTCGGATATCAAATTTGTTATAGGTCTCTTTCTTCAGATACTCCGAAACGGCTGTTACACCATCACTCTGATTGATTGAAAAATCAACCACATCCTTATAGCTCGGATCACTCCCGATCAGCGTAATATCGGTTCCGTGGAGCGTTGTGATAATAGGCACGTGTGAGGCTTGTTCGCCCAGAATTTGCTTCGCAAGATAGGCGCTGGTAGCGTGCGGAATAGCGTAATGAACATGCAGAATATCCAGCTTCTCGTGCTTGATTAAATTTACCATTACGTTTGCAAGGGCAAGATCATATGGCGGATACTCAAACAGCGGGTAGCTGCTCAGGTCCACTTCATGAAACGTGATGTCGGTGCGAAATGAATCGAGCCTGGCCGGACGCGCATAACTCAGCACATGAAGATTATGACCTTTATTCGCTAGACCCTTCGCGAGTTCTGTTGCTACAACGCCGCTTCCGCCAAACGTTGGGTAACATACAATTCCTATATTCATAGCCCCGTCAATAAAACAATTCTGAAAAATTTACATCAGCAAGATAGGAACATAGCGCCTAATAATGTAACGGTTCCCTGTCTTCTGTTCAGATATACATAAATTGAAGCCGGTGCATTCATCAGAAGTAACGTTTTCGGAATTTCGCGTTTGGGTGAGATTCAGTGCCCTAATAATCGATTTATAGCTAATGTCTCATAGAAACACTCAGTTTCAAGTTTACTCGTACTTCTGCCTGACTCAAAACCCGTTAAAGATGCAGGTTTTCTTTTCTCTATTTCAATTTACTTCTTTTAATGTCGTCAATTATTTCGTTAGAAATGGTGATTAACCGGTCTTCAATTTGCTGCGTGAGTGATTCCAAATCATTAAAATTTGGTTTTTCAATCAATACTGTCTCAAGAATAGAATATTGAGGTTTGGTTATTCTGTCCTTATTCCACCTGGTAGTTTTGAAAAATTGCCAGTACTTATCTTGAATTGGGATAGTCTGCCCCAACAGCCATATTTCAAATTGTATTTTTTGATGGTTCAACACTAATCCTAATTTAAGTTTTCTCTCTTTTAAGAAGTCATTGGAATAATAAAAGTAGGTATAATCCATATAGCCCTGAAAAAGGCTCCCAAAAGAATAGCATTCAGAAAGGTTCTTAGATAAAGTTGTCCTGAGTCTCGTTACATACTTGACAATTCCCGTATATGCTTTCTGAATATCGCCCTTTTTAAGCTCTTCCCTGTATGAATTTATGTATTCATTTAATTTTTTCACTTTATTAAATCATTTTTAATCAATCCATAATTTTATTTTACAATCTCTCTTGAGAATTTATGCCTATCGGTGTAAATAAATAAAAAAATATGTTTGATCCGATAATCTTCCCAGTAACATTTCCCATGAACAAAATAGGGACACATATCACCCGTTGATTAGGTGAAAGTAAGCATTTCTCTTATATTTAAGATTGATCAAAATATTATCATCAAAACAATACCTGAATCGTTATGGCGGGACATTCCAAATGGGCGAATATCAAACACAAAAAGGCAAAAGAAGATGCCAAACGCGCCAAGGCTTTTACAAAGCATATTCGTGAAATTACCGTAGCTGCACGTGTTGGCGGCGGCGACCCCGATGCCAACCCACGGCTTTCACTGGCTATTGAGAATGCCAAAAAAGTCAACCTCCCAAAAGATAATATTGAACGGGCCATCAAAAAGGGAACCGGTGAGCTGGATGACGGTTCCGGCAACTACGAAGAAGTAACCTATGAAGGGTACGGCCCCGGAGGAATCGCCTATTTTATTGAAGCAACCAGCAACAACCTGAACCGGACTGTGGGTGAAATTCGTCATATTTTCACCAAACATGGCGGCAACCTGGGAACAGACGGTTCCGTTGCATATATGTTTGACCAGAAAGGCTCCATAAAAATTGAAGGATCTGATCTTGAGGATGATGAACTGATGCTGATTGCCATTGAAGCCGGGGCTGAAGATGTGATCAACCAGGGTGAATTTATTGAAGTGATTACCGCCCGTGAAGATCTGTTTGAAGTGAGCAATAACCTTGAGAATGAAGGGGTTGAAGTTGAATCCGCCAACCTGATTCGTATTCCCGCTAC from Rhodohalobacter sp. SW132 includes:
- the bshA gene encoding N-acetyl-alpha-D-glucosaminyl L-malate synthase BshA — translated: MNIGIVCYPTFGGSGVVATELAKGLANKGHNLHVLSYARPARLDSFRTDITFHEVDLSSYPLFEYPPYDLALANVMVNLIKHEKLDILHVHYAIPHATSAYLAKQILGEQASHVPIITTLHGTDITLIGSDPSYKDVVDFSINQSDGVTAVSEYLKKETYNKFDIRKDIEVIPNFIDLERFQKSNKNHFKKALCPNGEKVVTHVSNFREVKRVPDVVSTFHQVVSNGVDAKLLMVGDGPDRQRAENKCRELKICDKVRFLGKQEQVEEVLSISDLFLIPSGSETFGLAALEAMSCGVPVISSNIGGLPEVNIHGETGYLCELGDVEAMGKYALKILKDEKLHQEMSANARKRAEKFELNSVVEVYEEYYKLKRDELQS
- a CDS encoding YebC/PmpR family DNA-binding transcriptional regulator; amino-acid sequence: MAGHSKWANIKHKKAKEDAKRAKAFTKHIREITVAARVGGGDPDANPRLSLAIENAKKVNLPKDNIERAIKKGTGELDDGSGNYEEVTYEGYGPGGIAYFIEATSNNLNRTVGEIRHIFTKHGGNLGTDGSVAYMFDQKGSIKIEGSDLEDDELMLIAIEAGAEDVINQGEFIEVITAREDLFEVSNNLENEGVEVESANLIRIPATEVEADPDTAKTNLKMMDMFDENDDVSEIFTNMKMDEQTLALAED